The Lewinellaceae bacterium genome has a segment encoding these proteins:
- a CDS encoding T9SS type A sorting domain-containing protein, translating into MKKKLLMFVMLCLSNYTMFSQSFDRSVLASDGATSSIGSVTLDWTLGELATTMLITENGMLTQGFHQPELSVSTLLSYENLEAFYQVQVMPNPVSSLLYVNVTSDREEALSVYLLDLNGKVLKKEKIDFPFAPLQFDMTRYPSGLYVIRVLTEDQQPIGLFKVNKPD; encoded by the coding sequence ATGAAAAAAAAATTACTAATGTTTGTGATGCTGTGCCTCAGCAATTACACAATGTTTTCCCAGTCTTTCGATCGGTCAGTGCTTGCCAGCGATGGCGCCACCAGCTCTATCGGAAGTGTTACCCTGGACTGGACCCTCGGAGAATTGGCCACCACAATGCTGATTACCGAAAACGGGATGCTCACCCAGGGGTTTCACCAACCGGAGCTTTCAGTTTCCACCTTACTGTCTTACGAAAACCTGGAAGCCTTTTACCAGGTTCAGGTTATGCCTAATCCGGTATCTTCCTTATTGTACGTAAACGTTACTTCTGATCGGGAAGAAGCCTTAAGCGTTTACCTGCTCGACCTCAACGGGAAGGTACTGAAAAAGGAAAAAATCGATTTTCCTTTTGCTCCGCTGCAGTTTGATATGACCCGGTATCCTTCGGGTTTATATGTCATTCGTGTACTCACGGAAGATCAGCAGCCGATAGGTTTATTCAAGGTTAATAAGCCAGACTAA
- a CDS encoding fibronectin type III domain-containing protein, with protein sequence MNKIIPKYLFPFFELKGLTLYFLLFLAVTASAQETTVLPWNGSFSPESAPQGGLRFQRSLYLISPAEMSAAELSTGSVIQSIGFTIAAAQNDSTRGAFKVYLENTADMESRLDLGWTTATTSANELLLDQLLEGDYEYQVKAICGTDSGFSGLLDFQTSDTLNCNRPGNLRALDITSTGATLSWSAQYSTNFMEYKVEYGLANSNSYVSMTTMDTFLMISGLTENTSYQWRVTTSCAGDESAGISNAFKTEVPDNCEEPSGLSVSTVTDTSAVVNWIAATGAIYYEIEFRRLGSAAWSNGIAVATQTQLNGLIPGAAYEWRVRTVCGAGKGAFVNSMDNVITTGTTPCFTPQGLAAYVLNDTSAVLKWIAVPGATAYEVRYRLKNSISWANAIAPMVLVHTDSINLPDSIGAFSVPFSGAGISPFTYTGGGIYVAFEWSRSVGELRTNSFVLATTENTILQNAAGIDSAQVVLALVTRADTSDIAQRDILFSTNLRPETRFGSSSVKDSVEVVAVYANGFSADPYGSPVPISALIKNHSAGVQEYTATLEVRDQATGALRHTDNQTVSFAGDTAMVVTFAPYSLSVNETDSVIVSVPALGDENVVANNSNHYLTKINSSIVAYADQSDQVTSTGFGTGTGLILARYKMNGCGAVNAAQIYLDYSAIGDTMYAVVMNEAGAIIDSSAVFIAGEEDVNTYHSFYFPDVPLLVNETYYIGLAQVAHPGETYDPVGVQWETAFVRDSAYYRADIDGTNLTHMPDPGRLMIRSEVVPGGETPVINGDLTLCSGDLNTLSVASANTRYATSIKAVSTQFADADYASLQVLGAPDIYPAYGSNTGQWLSSSPDEPREYIELGFSNPSPINFIDIYETLNPGSVDTVYVKNPGTGIFEMVYTATATEGPEVAARNHITFPLTTFDVSVVRIAMASDSVSGYNGIDAVGIGEEIPATFASYSWSTGSSAATIDISVAGTYAVTVTDGSGCISSSSVVATSADQVTPVITVLEGASTTFCAGESIVLMASEASDIVWSTGATTPNIVVTGSGSYTVDFDDGTGCGINTSAPLVVTVNPLPVVDITGSLGICPSGSTNLNAGSGFAAYSWSTGAMTQSIPVISPGGYSVTVVGVNGCEGSGSVTTYQATPPNPNISGDTGFCPGGSATLNAGAGYASYSWSAGGTTGQTLTVNTANTYSVTVSDNNGCTGSDSQVITAFVPPTPPIISGGLTFCDGNTTVLDAGANLASYLWSTGATTNAIVVNSEGTFSVTVTDVNGCTGSDQVMTSLEGALPETPGPITGPSMGLCGATGLVYSIDIVPNTTHYVWTVPNGMTIVSGQGSTSITVDAIPNFTSGIIVAKASNTCGQSPTYNQQYLLVQGYPDVPGTPQGPASISCLSVNFYSVAPVSGADSYNWSVPAGATILSGQGTNTILVKFFNFSGSGEVCVDALNGCGVSICCMDNCLTVTCTNEVIDFAETGGLSDEATVDASKIIKGTPNLFETLGVYPNPNNGQFRLEGMVDAEGDMEVMVYSLLGELVHWERKGFVSKGMIKETVMSPNLPAGTYLLKVKIGSETWNSKIIIMD encoded by the coding sequence ATGAATAAAATAATACCTAAATACCTTTTTCCCTTTTTTGAACTAAAAGGCCTGACGCTTTATTTTCTGTTGTTTTTGGCTGTAACGGCCAGCGCCCAGGAAACGACTGTATTGCCATGGAACGGTTCATTTTCCCCGGAAAGCGCTCCCCAGGGAGGCCTTCGTTTTCAAAGAAGCCTTTATTTGATCAGCCCGGCCGAAATGAGTGCAGCCGAGCTTTCTACAGGTTCGGTCATTCAGTCCATTGGTTTTACCATTGCTGCGGCACAAAACGATTCCACGAGAGGAGCCTTTAAGGTTTATCTTGAAAATACGGCTGACATGGAAAGCAGACTGGATCTGGGGTGGACGACCGCTACGACTTCTGCCAATGAGTTATTGCTCGATCAGCTTCTTGAAGGAGATTATGAATACCAAGTGAAGGCCATTTGTGGAACAGATTCCGGCTTTTCGGGTCTTTTGGATTTTCAAACCAGTGATACGCTTAATTGTAACCGCCCCGGAAATCTCAGGGCTTTAGATATTACTTCCACCGGGGCCACCTTGAGTTGGAGCGCACAATATTCCACCAATTTTATGGAATATAAAGTCGAATATGGGCTGGCCAATTCCAACTCCTATGTTTCCATGACAACCATGGATACTTTTCTGATGATTTCCGGATTAACAGAAAATACCTCCTATCAATGGAGGGTGACGACGAGTTGCGCCGGAGATGAGTCAGCGGGCATATCCAATGCTTTTAAAACAGAGGTTCCTGATAATTGTGAGGAACCTTCAGGGCTGTCTGTCAGCACAGTTACCGATACTTCTGCAGTGGTCAACTGGATCGCCGCGACCGGGGCTATTTATTATGAAATAGAATTTCGTAGGCTGGGCAGTGCTGCCTGGAGCAACGGTATCGCAGTGGCCACCCAAACCCAGCTCAATGGGCTAATTCCCGGAGCAGCCTACGAATGGCGCGTCAGAACAGTCTGCGGCGCAGGGAAAGGAGCTTTTGTCAATAGTATGGATAATGTTATTACAACGGGGACTACACCCTGCTTCACTCCCCAGGGATTAGCCGCTTATGTCCTGAATGACACCAGCGCTGTATTGAAATGGATCGCTGTACCCGGGGCCACGGCTTATGAAGTCCGTTACAGGCTCAAAAATTCCATTTCCTGGGCGAATGCCATTGCCCCAATGGTTCTTGTACATACCGATAGTATCAACCTCCCGGATAGCATTGGCGCTTTTTCTGTGCCATTTTCCGGAGCGGGCATAAGTCCTTTTACTTATACCGGGGGAGGCATTTATGTTGCCTTTGAATGGTCCCGGTCAGTCGGGGAGCTGCGCACCAATAGTTTCGTGCTGGCGACTACAGAAAATACGATCCTTCAAAATGCAGCGGGCATTGATTCCGCCCAGGTGGTATTGGCGTTGGTTACCAGGGCGGATACGAGTGATATCGCCCAGAGAGATATTCTGTTTTCCACCAACCTTCGACCGGAAACGCGTTTTGGTTCGTCAAGTGTAAAGGATAGTGTTGAAGTGGTAGCGGTTTATGCCAATGGATTTTCAGCGGACCCCTACGGGAGCCCAGTACCCATTTCTGCATTGATTAAAAATCACTCTGCCGGCGTTCAGGAGTATACGGCCACCCTGGAAGTCAGGGATCAGGCTACCGGTGCCCTGAGGCATACGGATAATCAAACGGTTTCTTTTGCAGGAGATACCGCTATGGTGGTAACCTTTGCGCCTTATTCCCTATCGGTCAATGAAACGGATTCGGTGATCGTTTCCGTTCCTGCATTGGGGGATGAAAATGTTGTGGCCAACAATTCAAACCACTATCTGACAAAGATCAATAGCTCCATTGTTGCTTATGCGGATCAATCTGATCAGGTGACTTCAACCGGTTTCGGCACCGGAACAGGGCTGATCCTCGCACGGTATAAAATGAATGGTTGCGGAGCCGTCAATGCTGCCCAGATTTATCTCGACTATTCAGCCATAGGAGATACCATGTATGCTGTAGTCATGAATGAAGCAGGAGCGATTATCGATTCTTCAGCAGTTTTCATTGCAGGGGAGGAGGATGTTAATACCTATCATTCTTTTTACTTCCCCGATGTGCCTTTATTGGTAAACGAAACGTATTATATAGGATTGGCCCAGGTAGCCCATCCCGGGGAAACCTATGATCCGGTTGGCGTCCAATGGGAAACCGCCTTTGTCAGGGATAGCGCCTATTACCGTGCCGATATTGACGGAACGAATCTGACCCACATGCCTGACCCCGGCCGATTGATGATTCGTTCGGAAGTTGTACCAGGAGGGGAAACGCCCGTGATCAATGGTGACCTGACGTTATGTTCTGGAGACTTGAATACCCTTTCTGTGGCCAGTGCCAATACCCGTTATGCAACGAGTATAAAAGCCGTGAGCACTCAATTTGCAGATGCCGATTATGCTTCGCTTCAGGTATTGGGAGCCCCGGATATTTACCCGGCTTATGGCTCTAATACGGGCCAATGGCTGAGCAGTTCACCGGATGAACCAAGAGAATATATTGAATTAGGGTTTTCAAATCCTTCACCGATCAATTTTATTGATATTTACGAAACACTGAATCCGGGGTCCGTGGATACCGTTTACGTTAAAAACCCGGGAACGGGCATTTTTGAAATGGTTTACACCGCTACGGCAACAGAGGGCCCGGAAGTGGCTGCCCGAAATCACATCACCTTCCCGCTGACCACCTTCGATGTTTCCGTCGTGAGAATTGCGATGGCATCTGATTCTGTATCCGGGTATAATGGCATTGATGCGGTGGGGATCGGGGAGGAAATTCCGGCAACTTTTGCTTCTTACTCCTGGTCGACAGGAAGTTCGGCCGCTACCATTGACATAAGTGTGGCGGGTACCTATGCCGTAACGGTGACGGATGGCAGCGGATGCATAAGCTCTTCAAGTGTAGTAGCGACGAGTGCCGATCAGGTGACTCCTGTGATTACAGTGCTTGAGGGTGCTTCGACGACTTTCTGTGCAGGAGAGAGCATCGTCCTCATGGCCAGTGAGGCCAGCGATATTGTCTGGAGTACGGGAGCGACTACCCCAAATATTGTAGTTACTGGCTCAGGTTCCTACACCGTTGATTTTGATGACGGTACAGGCTGTGGCATAAACACTTCAGCACCTTTGGTGGTAACGGTGAATCCCCTACCTGTGGTTGATATAACGGGTTCCCTGGGAATATGTCCTTCAGGCTCTACCAACTTAAACGCCGGAAGTGGATTTGCAGCTTACAGTTGGTCAACAGGAGCTATGACACAATCCATCCCCGTAATCAGCCCGGGGGGATATTCCGTGACAGTGGTCGGAGTGAATGGTTGTGAGGGATCGGGCAGTGTGACCACTTACCAGGCGACACCGCCCAATCCGAACATTTCAGGCGACACCGGATTCTGTCCGGGAGGCAGTGCGACCTTAAATGCCGGCGCCGGATATGCTTCCTACAGCTGGTCAGCCGGCGGAACAACGGGACAAACGCTAACGGTAAATACCGCAAATACGTATTCCGTAACAGTTTCTGACAACAATGGATGTACGGGATCGGACAGCCAGGTGATAACCGCTTTCGTCCCGCCCACGCCACCGATCATTTCAGGAGGATTGACCTTTTGTGACGGCAATACTACGGTATTGGATGCAGGGGCAAATCTTGCTTCTTATTTGTGGTCAACCGGAGCCACCACCAATGCTATTGTGGTGAATTCAGAAGGTACTTTTTCGGTCACCGTAACTGATGTCAACGGTTGTACAGGATCTGATCAGGTGATGACTTCATTGGAAGGAGCATTACCCGAAACCCCGGGACCTATTACTGGCCCCAGCATGGGATTGTGTGGCGCAACCGGGTTGGTTTATTCCATCGATATCGTACCCAATACCACGCACTACGTATGGACCGTACCGAATGGCATGACTATCGTAAGCGGACAAGGCAGTACAAGTATTACCGTTGACGCCATCCCGAACTTTACTTCCGGGATTATCGTAGCCAAAGCATCGAATACCTGCGGACAAAGTCCTACCTATAACCAGCAATATTTATTGGTGCAGGGTTATCCTGATGTGCCGGGCACGCCTCAAGGGCCGGCATCTATATCCTGCCTTTCAGTCAATTTTTACTCGGTAGCTCCTGTGTCGGGAGCCGATTCGTATAACTGGTCCGTTCCTGCGGGAGCAACTATTCTTTCCGGACAGGGAACCAATACCATTTTAGTCAAGTTCTTCAATTTTTCCGGTTCCGGAGAGGTTTGTGTGGATGCGCTCAATGGTTGTGGCGTCAGTATTTGCTGTATGGACAATTGCCTGACAGTCACCTGTACCAATGAAGTCATCGACTTTGCAGAAACGGGAGGGCTCAGTGATGAAGCCACGGTAGATGCATCGAAGATCATAAAGGGAACGCCGAACCTTTTTGAAACATTAGGCGTATATCCGAATCCGAATAACGGCCAGTTCCGACTGGAAGGTATGGTCGATGCCGAAGGAGACATGGAAGTCATGGTGTATTCCCTGTTGGGAGAATTGGTGCATTGGGAACGAAAAGGTTTTGTTTCAAAAGGAATGATCAAAGAAACCGTAATGTCTCCGAATCTTCCTGCCGGCACCTATTTGCTGAAAGTAAAGATCGGATCCGAAACGTGGAATTCGAAAATTATCATCATGGATTAA
- a CDS encoding T9SS type A sorting domain-containing protein, whose product MKKLLLFSFFALFLFSTYAQETIIWEEQFDGGIPGTWTIGPGNPAGAVWQWSASGKADSATLANPTQALLWGDKDPIASPSVDNGAAMYNSDVYDTGGIALGAGPYPGQQSGSLTSPMVDLSEHPVVNLKFNQYAHANGAAVSTLLDISHDGGLTWTNIPINPEVVLNHATDPGDVQLIDVSGIAGGQDSVQVRFTWNGRFYFWLIDDVQFIETPGNNLALGSLVLYPPSSYAQPESQITTDTMHFGADISNLGSVDQTNVVLKAWVEDLEGTVLYQDSTLVETLIAGETDLPVSINKFFVPEDLNPENTYFIRYLVYSLDDPEGDFAPANNTYSAPFVVTESEFAKDDGLGIEGVRTDVDWMFGNVYEMSTNELIDGQFKAATASFSAAKTLLDGPIAGEQVKLLLYKVSEEVLADWSNFNLTSIGQGDDLELIARDTFVFPSDYQNYALAEVELHNLSGEDQPILEAGTRYLLAIAYEGTANTILHGIDPDITYPQGSSLVYVNQWSLEGFGANNAAVLRMNVDIVLKTDEPQLADDAMRLFPNPVRDQLNIDLSFETPEKALLILADTSGRVMTYRSMEEVGQKQVQLDVSRYPAGQYIIRLVTKNGTKTSLFTVVK is encoded by the coding sequence ATGAAAAAGTTGCTGCTCTTTTCTTTTTTTGCTCTTTTCCTTTTTTCAACCTATGCCCAGGAAACCATTATCTGGGAAGAACAATTTGACGGCGGGATTCCCGGCACCTGGACCATTGGGCCCGGCAACCCGGCCGGAGCGGTCTGGCAATGGAGTGCTTCCGGCAAAGCTGACAGCGCTACGTTGGCTAACCCCACCCAGGCTTTGCTCTGGGGCGATAAAGACCCAATAGCCTCTCCTTCTGTGGACAATGGCGCCGCCATGTACAATTCCGATGTGTACGACACGGGAGGCATCGCTTTGGGCGCGGGACCTTACCCGGGACAGCAATCCGGCAGCCTGACCTCTCCCATGGTGGATCTGAGTGAACACCCGGTAGTCAACCTGAAGTTCAACCAATACGCCCATGCCAACGGGGCCGCTGTCTCTACGCTACTGGATATCAGCCACGACGGAGGCCTCACCTGGACGAATATCCCCATCAATCCGGAGGTCGTGCTCAACCACGCTACCGATCCCGGCGATGTGCAACTTATCGACGTTTCCGGTATAGCCGGTGGACAGGATAGCGTACAGGTGCGATTTACCTGGAACGGCCGTTTTTATTTCTGGCTCATCGATGATGTGCAATTCATCGAAACACCGGGCAACAACCTTGCACTGGGAAGCCTGGTTTTATACCCCCCATCGAGTTATGCCCAGCCGGAAAGCCAGATCACCACGGATACCATGCATTTCGGGGCCGACATTTCCAACCTCGGCAGTGTCGATCAGACCAATGTGGTCCTAAAAGCCTGGGTGGAAGACCTGGAAGGCACCGTTTTATATCAAGACAGCACCCTCGTGGAAACCCTCATCGCAGGGGAGACAGACCTTCCCGTTTCCATCAACAAGTTTTTTGTACCGGAAGACCTGAACCCCGAAAATACCTATTTCATCCGTTATCTGGTGTACAGCCTCGATGACCCGGAGGGAGATTTCGCTCCGGCAAACAATACCTATTCTGCTCCCTTTGTCGTGACCGAATCCGAATTTGCCAAAGATGACGGCCTGGGGATTGAAGGCGTGAGGACTGATGTAGACTGGATGTTTGGCAATGTTTACGAAATGAGCACCAACGAACTTATCGACGGGCAGTTCAAGGCCGCAACGGCTTCTTTTTCCGCAGCAAAAACTTTATTGGACGGGCCGATCGCCGGGGAACAGGTCAAATTATTGTTATACAAAGTCAGTGAGGAAGTCCTGGCTGACTGGTCCAACTTCAACCTGACTTCCATCGGACAAGGGGACGACCTCGAGCTTATCGCTAGGGATACCTTTGTGTTTCCTTCCGATTATCAGAATTACGCCCTGGCCGAGGTGGAACTGCACAACCTGAGCGGAGAAGATCAGCCTATACTGGAAGCCGGAACACGCTACCTGCTGGCCATCGCCTATGAAGGTACCGCCAACACCATTCTCCATGGCATTGATCCGGATATTACCTATCCACAGGGTTCCAGTCTGGTGTATGTGAATCAATGGTCGCTGGAAGGCTTCGGGGCCAATAATGCCGCCGTATTGCGAATGAACGTTGACATCGTACTCAAAACGGATGAGCCGCAGCTTGCGGATGACGCGATGAGACTTTTCCCCAACCCTGTAAGGGATCAACTGAATATCGACTTATCGTTTGAAACACCGGAAAAAGCCTTACTGATCCTGGCCGATACCAGCGGAAGGGTCATGACGTACCGGTCGATGGAGGAGGTTGGCCAAAAACAAGTTCAACTGGACGTAAGCCGTTACCCGGCCGGGCAATACATCATTCGCCTCGTGACAAAAAACGGGACGAAGACATCGTTATTTACGGTGGTTAAATAG
- the ftcD gene encoding glutamate formimidoyltransferase has translation MSKQIIECVPNFSEGRDMNVIQQITDVIESVEGVKLLDVDPGAATNRTVVTFVGAPEPVVEAAFLAIKKAAEVIDMSKHKGEHPRMGATDVCPLIPISNISMEEVAEWAHRLGEKAGKELDIPFYMYESAATKPAWKNLATVRSGEYEALPKKMADPAWKPDYGPAVFNAKAGATAIGARDFLVAYNVNLNTTSVRRANSVAFDVREKGRVKTEGDSVTGKVLRDENGEPLRVPGACKAVKGIGWYIEEYGVAQISMNLTNINVTPLHIAFEECCKSAERRGMRVTGSELVGLVPLKVLLDAGKYFLKKQERSTGVSEAELIKIAVKTLGLDELGPFDPQQKIVEYQLREKGSAPLIEMDLRGFADETASESMAPGGGSIAAYVGALGASLGTMVANLSSHKRGWDDRWEEFSNWAEKGQKIKDTLLQMVDEDTASFNGIINAMRMPKSNEEEKAARQEAIQAATKYAIEVPFKVMELAFGSFELIKAMASIGNPNSVTDAAVGGLCARAAIRGAYLNVRINSGDLKDKVFVKEILEKGQKIMESAEISEKELMEMVEQKMP, from the coding sequence ATGAGTAAACAAATAATTGAATGCGTGCCTAATTTCAGTGAAGGGCGCGATATGAATGTGATCCAACAGATTACGGATGTGATCGAAAGCGTGGAAGGCGTTAAACTTTTGGATGTCGATCCGGGAGCGGCTACGAACCGGACCGTTGTTACTTTTGTCGGGGCACCAGAACCGGTGGTAGAGGCGGCCTTCCTGGCGATAAAAAAAGCGGCTGAAGTTATTGACATGAGCAAGCATAAGGGCGAGCATCCCCGGATGGGCGCCACCGATGTTTGTCCTTTGATTCCGATATCCAATATTTCCATGGAAGAAGTGGCGGAATGGGCGCACAGGTTGGGTGAAAAAGCAGGCAAGGAGCTTGACATTCCTTTTTACATGTATGAATCTGCCGCGACTAAACCGGCCTGGAAAAACCTCGCCACGGTACGTTCCGGAGAATACGAGGCTCTGCCCAAAAAAATGGCAGACCCGGCCTGGAAACCGGATTACGGTCCTGCTGTGTTTAATGCAAAAGCCGGGGCGACGGCCATCGGAGCCCGTGATTTTCTGGTAGCCTACAACGTCAACCTCAATACCACTTCGGTACGACGTGCGAATAGCGTCGCTTTTGATGTGAGGGAAAAAGGGCGGGTAAAAACTGAAGGGGATTCCGTGACCGGAAAGGTGCTTCGTGATGAAAATGGAGAACCTTTGCGGGTGCCTGGCGCCTGTAAAGCGGTAAAAGGCATCGGCTGGTACATCGAGGAATACGGGGTGGCCCAGATTTCGATGAACCTCACCAACATAAACGTCACACCCTTGCATATAGCTTTTGAGGAATGTTGTAAAAGTGCCGAAAGAAGAGGGATGAGAGTGACCGGGTCTGAGTTGGTAGGCCTTGTGCCCTTAAAAGTGCTGCTCGATGCCGGGAAATATTTCCTAAAGAAACAGGAACGCTCCACCGGAGTTTCAGAAGCTGAACTGATCAAAATTGCGGTAAAAACCCTGGGACTTGATGAATTGGGCCCGTTTGATCCGCAGCAAAAAATAGTCGAATACCAGTTGCGCGAAAAAGGAAGTGCCCCCCTGATTGAAATGGACCTACGGGGATTTGCTGATGAAACGGCTTCCGAAAGTATGGCACCGGGAGGAGGATCCATTGCGGCTTATGTCGGGGCTTTGGGAGCCTCTTTGGGGACGATGGTCGCCAACCTTTCTTCACACAAACGTGGATGGGATGATCGTTGGGAGGAATTTTCAAACTGGGCAGAAAAAGGGCAAAAAATCAAAGATACCCTCCTGCAGATGGTCGATGAGGATACAGCTTCTTTCAATGGGATCATCAACGCGATGCGGATGCCTAAAAGTAATGAAGAGGAAAAAGCGGCACGCCAGGAAGCCATACAGGCGGCTACAAAATATGCAATTGAGGTGCCTTTTAAAGTGATGGAGCTGGCATTTGGTTCTTTTGAGTTGATCAAGGCCATGGCTTCTATTGGCAATCCCAACTCTGTCACGGATGCAGCAGTAGGGGGATTATGCGCACGGGCAGCCATCCGGGGAGCTTACCTCAATGTTCGGATCAATTCCGGCGATTTGAAAGACAAAGTTTTTGTAAAAGAAATCCTGGAAAAAGGGCAAAAAATAATGGAGTCAGCAGAGATATCCGAAAAAGAATTGATGGAAATGGTAGAACAGAAAATGCCATAA
- a CDS encoding YceI family protein produces MKSLINLSFLSVLFLIFSCNNAPQGEDAQTGEAQTGAKTANIEGAKAFQLDTEASKIGWNGTKLIGGGHNGSIDLSSGTIYAREGVIVGGKFSIDMNSILDLDLVDLADKAELEEYLKGADFFNVGAFPTATFEITETVPASENKNGRQSITGNLTIKGITQSVTFFAKVSSSENAVFASTGSFVIDRTKWDIKHRSGTIGTAQDLIINDLVAIDITLVAKAN; encoded by the coding sequence ATGAAATCACTTATCAATTTATCTTTTTTGAGCGTTCTTTTTTTGATTTTCTCCTGTAACAATGCTCCTCAAGGTGAAGATGCACAAACCGGTGAAGCACAGACTGGGGCGAAAACTGCAAATATCGAAGGGGCCAAAGCCTTTCAATTAGATACTGAAGCAAGTAAAATAGGCTGGAACGGCACCAAACTCATAGGAGGAGGGCACAATGGCTCCATAGATTTGTCTTCAGGTACTATTTATGCCAGGGAGGGCGTAATTGTAGGAGGTAAGTTCTCCATAGATATGAACTCCATCCTCGACCTTGATCTCGTTGATCTTGCGGATAAGGCAGAGCTTGAAGAATACCTCAAAGGGGCCGATTTTTTCAATGTTGGGGCTTTCCCGACGGCAACATTTGAAATTACGGAGACTGTTCCTGCTTCAGAAAATAAAAACGGGCGCCAATCCATTACTGGAAATTTAACGATCAAAGGTATTACCCAAAGCGTCACTTTTTTTGCAAAAGTATCTTCTTCCGAAAACGCTGTTTTTGCAAGCACCGGAAGTTTTGTTATTGACCGTACAAAATGGGATATTAAGCACCGATCAGGAACGATCGGCACCGCCCAGGACTTGATCATCAATGATTTGGTAGCGATTGATATAACACTTGTCGCCAAGGCGAATTAA